The nucleotide sequence GAAGGAGCCCTACGGCCTCGTCCTGGAGTCGATCGCCAAGCCGTCCTCGCTGGTGCCGTTCATGATGCCGAAGCGTCTTGCGGAGACGCCGCAGGGCCAGCAGATCCCCGAGCAGATCGGTTCGGGCCCGTTCAAGTTTGTGAAGAGCGAATTCCAGCCGGGCGTGAAGGCGGTGTATGAGAAGAACACCGACTACGTGCCGCGCAAGGAGCCGGCGAGCTGGACCTCGGGTGGCAAGGTCGTGAAGGTCGATCGCGTCGAGTGGATCACCATGCCTGACGCGCAGACCGCAGTGAACGCGCTGCAGTCGGGCGACATCGACTTCATGGAGAACCTTCCCTACGACATGCTGTCGGTGCTGGAGTCGAGCCCCGAGCTCAAGATCGATGTCTTGAACAAGTTCGGCTACCAGACGCTCGGCCGCATGAACTTCCTGAACCCGCCCTTCGATAACGTGAAGGTGCGCCGCGCGGCGTTCCTGGCGCTGAACCAGAAGGACGTGCTCGATGCGCTGGTCGGCAATCCGAAGTACCAGAAGGTCTGCGGCGCGGTGTTCGTGTGCGGCACCCCGCTCGAGACCGACGTCGGCGCCCAGACGCTGATCAAGGGCAACGGCATGGCGGAGGCGAAGAAGGCGCTCGCCGAGTCCGGCTATGACGGCACGCCGATCGCGATCATGGCGCCCGGCGACGTGACCACGTTGAAGGCGCAGCCGGTCGTCTCGGCGCAGCTGCTGCGCGAGGCCGGCTTCAAGGTCGACCTGCAGGCGACCGACTGGCAGACCGTGGTGACCCGCCGCGCCAGCCAGAAGCCGGTGAAGGAGGGCGGCTGGAACATGTTCTTCACCAACTGGGTCGGCGCCGACGTCGCCAATCCCGTCGTGAACGTGTCGGTCGGCGGCCGCGGCACCAAGGGCGGCTGGTTCGGCTGGGCCGAGGACGCCGAGATCGAGAAGCTGCGCGACGCCTATGCCCGCTCGGCCTCTCCGGAGGAGCAGAAGAAGATCGCCACCGAGATCCAGAAGCTGAACTACGAGAAGGTGATCTACATCCCGCTCGGCCAGTACCTGCTGCCGAGCGGCTGGCGCAAGTCGCTGACCGGCGTGCTCGACGGTCCGGCGACGCCGGTGTTCTGGAACATCGACAAGAGCGAATAAGTCACGCCGGGTTCAAGCCGGCAAAGCGATCAGGCGGCGGAGGCAACTCCGCCGCTTTTTTTCATTCGAGGGCGCGCGGTGCGTTGCCGTCGGGTGGCCAAAGCAGCCGCCGCAGCGCGCCCACGGTCGGGCGGCATGCTCGGCGGAGAGATGGTGGGCACGGCGCCTCAACACGTTTGCCCGTACAAATAGCACCACCGCGGCTTTGCCTACCCTACGGGAGCAGCACTGGTAATTAGATGCACGGCGGCCGGCGAAAGGCGACAGCAAAGCCGATTGACGGGCGCTGCAACTGTTGCAAGTCTTTCGCCCGCGGAATGAACGCTGGGCGAAGACCCTGAACGCGATGGTGCTGCTCCCAGCGGTCACCGTGTCTCGATTACGCCCGAGGCCGTCGTTCACCCGTCACGTCAAGAGAGCTCGCATGTCACCTCATCCGCGCCGGGCCCGTTCCGCGCTCGCGTCTTGGCTTGTTGCCTCCGCCGTTCTGCTGTCACCGTGGCTTGCGCCGCAGGCGATTGCGGCCGGCAAGAAAACGATCACCGCAGTGATGCATTCCGACCTGCGCGTCATCGACCCCGGTTTCACGACGGCCTACATCACCCGCGATCACGGCTACATGGTCTATGACACGCTGGTCGCCACGGATGCGAACTTCAAGATTCAGCCGCAGATGGCGGACTGGAAAGTCTCCGACGACAAGCTGACCTACACCTTCACCTTGCGCGACGGCTTGAGGTGGCACGACGGTACAGATGTCACCGCGGAGGACTGCGTCGCTTCGCTCAAGCGCTGGGGCCGCAACGACGGCATGGGCCAGAAGCTGATGGACTTCACCGCGAGCCTTGAGGCTCCGGATGCCAAGACGATCGTGCTCAAGTTGAAGGAGCCCTATGGCCTGGTGCTGGAGTCCATCGGCAAGCCCTCGTCCTACGTGCCGTTCATGATGCCGAAGCGACTTGCCGAGACGCCGCAGGGCCAGCAGATCGCGGAGCAGATCGGTTCGGGCCCGTTCAAATTCGTCAAGGCGGAATTCCAGCCGGGCGTGAAGGCGGTCTACGAGAAGAACACCGACTACGTGCCGCGCAAGGAGCCGGCGAGCTGGACGGCGGGCGGCAAGGTGGTGAAGGTCGATCGCGTCGAGTGGATCACCATGCCGGATGCGCAGACCGCTGCGAACGCGCTGCAGTCGGGCGACATCGACTTCATGGAGGCTCCGCCTTATGAGCTGCTGTCGGTGCTGGAGGCCAACCCCGAGCTCAAGACCGAGGTGCTGAACAAGTTCGGCTACCAGACGCTCGGCCGCATGAACTTCCTCAACCCGCCGTTCGACAATGTGAAGGTGCGCCGCGCGGCCTTCCTCGCGCTGAACCAGAAGGACGTGCTCGACGCGCTGGTCGGCAACCCGAAGTACCAGAAGATCTGCGGCGCGGTGTTCGTGTGCGGCACGCCGCTCGAGACCGATGTCGGCGCCGAGACGCTGATCAAGGGCAACGGCATGGCGGAGGCGAAGAAGGCGCTCGCCGAATCCGGCTATGACGGCACGCCCATCGCGATCATGGCGCCCGGTGACGTGATCGCGCTCAAGGCGCAGCCGATCGTGTCGGCGCAGCTGTTGCGGGAGGCCGGCTTCAAGGTCGACCTGCAGGCGACGGACTGGCAGACCGTGGTGACCCGCCGCGCCAGCCAGAAGCCGGTCAAAGAGGGCGGCTGGAACATGTTCTTCACCAACTGGGTCGGCGCCGACGTCGCCAATCCCGTGGCCAATGTCTCGGTCGGCGGGCGCGGCACCAAGGGCGGCTGGTTCGGCTGGGCCGAGGATGCCGACATCGAGAAGCTGCGCGACGCTTATGCCCGCTCATCCTCTCCGGAGGAGCAGAAGAAGATCGCCACCGAGATCCAGAAGCTGAACTATGAGCGGGTGATCTATGTGCCGCTGGGGCAGTATCTGCAGCCGAGTGTCTGGCGCAAGACGCTGACCGGGGTGCTCGACGGGCCGGCGACACCGATCTTCTGGAACATCGAGAAGAAGGAGTAGTCGGCCGTCATCCGGGACGTCGACCTGGGCGCGGCGAGCGCATCATCGTCGCGCTCTTTCGCTCGCTCGGCCGACTGCCGTCAGCAATGCGTATCGCGGACGGCTTCCAGCCCATCGACCATCAATGGTGGCCTGAGTTGATCCTGCGACAGCTTCTTGCTTGCATGGATCGGCGCGGCGGCTGGGGTCTTGCACTGTGGTTGGGCGGCTGTTTCGGTCGGCATTGGCATGCTCCCTGGTCGCGCTGCTAACGGGCGAGGACGTTGCCAGTTCCAGGAGTCGGCACCGGGGGCGGACTGCGCATGAGGCGACGGTTGCCATGCGTCGGTGCCGATTGACGCGCAGTGGAACTGCTGCAAGTCTGCATTCCGCAAGCTTGTTTGCTCCGCGCATCTGAGGTGCGCGGCATGGCGGCTTGCCGGCCTTGATTGCGATCGGGACCGTCGGATGAAAGCTCACATCAAGAGATATTGCATGTCACATCCTTTGCGGCGGACCTCATCCGCGCTGGTGTCCTGCCTGATTGCTGCGGCGATGGCCATGTCGCTCGGTGCAACACCCAAGGCGTTTGCCGCTGGCAAGAAGACGATCACGGCGGTGATGCATTCCGATCTGCGCGTGATCGATCCGGTGTTCACGCCCGCCTACATCACCCGCGATCATGGTTACATGGTCTATGACACGCTGCTCGGGACCGACGCCAAGTTTCAGGTCCAGCCGCAGATGGCGGAGTGGAAGGTCTCCGACGACAAGCTGAGCTACACCTTCACCCTGCGCGACGGCCTGAAGTGGCACGATGGCTCCCCAGTGACCGCCGAGGACTGCGTCGCCTCGCTGAAGCGCTGGAGCCGCAACGACAGCATGGGCCAGAAGCTCATGGAGGCCACGGCCTCGCTCGAGGCCACCGATGCAAAAACGATCACTCTGAAGCTGAAGGAGCCGTACGGCCTAGTGCTGGAGTCGATCGGCAAGCCGTCCTCCTACGTGCCGTTCATGATGCCGAAGCGTCTCGCCGAGACGCCTGCGAATGCGCAGATCTCGGAGCAGATCGGATCGGGCCCATTCAAATTCGTCAAGGCTGAATTCCAGCCGGGCGTGAAGGCGGTCTACGAGAAGAACACCGACTACGTGCCGCGCAAGGAGCCGCCGAGCTGGACCGCTGGCGGCAAGGTGGTGAAGGTCGATCGTGTCGAGTGGATCTCGATGCCGGACGCGCAGACCGCGGTCAACGCCCTGCAATCCGGCGACATCGACTTCATGGAGTTTCCGCCGCTCGACCTCGAGCCGGTGCTGTCCGCCAGTCCCGACCTGACGATGAACGTGCTGAACAAGTTCGGCTACCAGACCTTGGGCCGGATGAACTTCCTGTTTCCGCCGTTCGACAATGTGAAGATCCGCCGCGCGGCCTTCCTGGCGCTGAACCAGAAGGACGTGCTCGACGCGCTCACGGGCAACCCCAAATACTACACGATCTGCGGCGCCGTGTTCGGCTGCGGCACGCCGCTGGAAAGCGACGTCGGCTCGGAGACGCTGGTGAAGGGCAACGGCATGGAGCAGGCCAAGAAGCTGCTCGCCGAGTCCGGCTATGACGGCACGCCGGTGGTGATCCTGGCGCCGGGCGACGCGATCACGCTGAAGGCGCAGCCGGTCGTCGCCGCGCAGCTGCTGCGCTCCGCCGGCTTCAAGGTCGACCTGCAGACGACGGATTGGCAGACCGTGGTGACGCGGCGCGCCAGCCAGAAGCCGCCGAAGGAGGGCGGCTGGAACATGTTCTTCACCAATTCGGTGATCGCAGACTCGGGCAATCCGATTGGCAGCACCTTCGTCGGCGCGCGTGGTCAGAAGAGCCCGTTCGGCTGGCCCGACGATCCGAAGATGGAGGAGCTGCGCGACGCCTTCGCGAAGGCCGGAACGCCAGAGGATCAGAAGCGCATCGCTGGCGAGATCCAGAAGGAAATCTATGACCAGGTGATCTACGTGCCGCTCGGCCAATGGTTCATGCCGAGCGCCTGGCGCAAGTCCATCACCGGCGTGCTGGAAGGGCAGGCGGTACCGGTGTTCTGGAACGTCGACAAGAGC is from Bradyrhizobium sp. ORS 285 and encodes:
- a CDS encoding ABC transporter substrate-binding protein, which encodes MFHIPRWKGLTLATSLAVSMLSLSTALSTQAMAAGKKTITAVMHSDLRVIDPGFTTAYITRDHGYMVYDTLLATDSSFKVQPQMADWKVSDDKLTYTFTLRDGLKWHDGTPVTAEDCVASLKRWGRNDGMGQKLMDFTASLEAQDAKTIVLKLKEPYGLVLESIAKPSSLVPFMMPKRLAETPQGQQIPEQIGSGPFKFVKSEFQPGVKAVYEKNTDYVPRKEPASWTSGGKVVKVDRVEWITMPDAQTAVNALQSGDIDFMENLPYDMLSVLESSPELKIDVLNKFGYQTLGRMNFLNPPFDNVKVRRAAFLALNQKDVLDALVGNPKYQKVCGAVFVCGTPLETDVGAQTLIKGNGMAEAKKALAESGYDGTPIAIMAPGDVTTLKAQPVVSAQLLREAGFKVDLQATDWQTVVTRRASQKPVKEGGWNMFFTNWVGADVANPVVNVSVGGRGTKGGWFGWAEDAEIEKLRDAYARSASPEEQKKIATEIQKLNYEKVIYIPLGQYLLPSGWRKSLTGVLDGPATPVFWNIDKSE
- a CDS encoding ABC transporter substrate-binding protein — its product is MSPHPRRARSALASWLVASAVLLSPWLAPQAIAAGKKTITAVMHSDLRVIDPGFTTAYITRDHGYMVYDTLVATDANFKIQPQMADWKVSDDKLTYTFTLRDGLRWHDGTDVTAEDCVASLKRWGRNDGMGQKLMDFTASLEAPDAKTIVLKLKEPYGLVLESIGKPSSYVPFMMPKRLAETPQGQQIAEQIGSGPFKFVKAEFQPGVKAVYEKNTDYVPRKEPASWTAGGKVVKVDRVEWITMPDAQTAANALQSGDIDFMEAPPYELLSVLEANPELKTEVLNKFGYQTLGRMNFLNPPFDNVKVRRAAFLALNQKDVLDALVGNPKYQKICGAVFVCGTPLETDVGAETLIKGNGMAEAKKALAESGYDGTPIAIMAPGDVIALKAQPIVSAQLLREAGFKVDLQATDWQTVVTRRASQKPVKEGGWNMFFTNWVGADVANPVANVSVGGRGTKGGWFGWAEDADIEKLRDAYARSSSPEEQKKIATEIQKLNYERVIYVPLGQYLQPSVWRKTLTGVLDGPATPIFWNIEKKE
- a CDS encoding ABC transporter substrate-binding protein; translation: MSHPLRRTSSALVSCLIAAAMAMSLGATPKAFAAGKKTITAVMHSDLRVIDPVFTPAYITRDHGYMVYDTLLGTDAKFQVQPQMAEWKVSDDKLSYTFTLRDGLKWHDGSPVTAEDCVASLKRWSRNDSMGQKLMEATASLEATDAKTITLKLKEPYGLVLESIGKPSSYVPFMMPKRLAETPANAQISEQIGSGPFKFVKAEFQPGVKAVYEKNTDYVPRKEPPSWTAGGKVVKVDRVEWISMPDAQTAVNALQSGDIDFMEFPPLDLEPVLSASPDLTMNVLNKFGYQTLGRMNFLFPPFDNVKIRRAAFLALNQKDVLDALTGNPKYYTICGAVFGCGTPLESDVGSETLVKGNGMEQAKKLLAESGYDGTPVVILAPGDAITLKAQPVVAAQLLRSAGFKVDLQTTDWQTVVTRRASQKPPKEGGWNMFFTNSVIADSGNPIGSTFVGARGQKSPFGWPDDPKMEELRDAFAKAGTPEDQKRIAGEIQKEIYDQVIYVPLGQWFMPSAWRKSITGVLEGQAVPVFWNVDKSE